In Treponema rectale, a single genomic region encodes these proteins:
- the prs gene encoding ribose-phosphate diphosphokinase, with product MPYSDPTDLAIVACPGGEAFANEVITHLRHMYKHRYTLKNDVISKRYDVDKSKLVEQANLYNDLFTPDLCIRGSTDKYRAPSFKVNASFTYFANGEYKCELQECIRGKDVYIFQDVENHEPISMNNGKNVMRLSVNDHVMGLLVAIDAIRQAGAKSMTLVLPVYPYSRQHKKKGREGLTASLLGHIYESMEVKRIITLDLHSREIVNAFSHTHCENLHASYQIIRELAKVIDLSKEDLVVVSPDTGAIDRNKFYATGLKKPLAMIYKERDYSVVTQDAKNTNIKSVKLLGDVKGKVAFLADDMLGTGGTLLKAMGFLHEQGATKVIAAISLPFFTGNAIEQFDEAYKQGLFYRIIGTNAVYHEELLKREWYISTNVSGLFANVITRLHHNQSLGELLDNRSIIDKLMKVSKPAEKDSEKENTEAKA from the coding sequence ATGCCGTATTCTGATCCAACTGATCTGGCCATCGTTGCCTGTCCTGGTGGTGAAGCTTTTGCAAATGAAGTTATCACTCACCTGCGCCACATGTACAAACATCGCTACACTCTCAAGAACGATGTTATTTCGAAACGCTACGACGTAGACAAATCCAAGCTTGTAGAACAGGCTAATCTTTACAACGACCTGTTTACTCCGGATTTGTGCATTCGTGGAAGTACCGACAAGTATCGTGCTCCTTCATTCAAAGTAAACGCTTCATTCACCTATTTTGCAAACGGTGAGTACAAATGCGAACTTCAGGAATGTATCCGCGGAAAGGACGTATACATTTTCCAGGATGTAGAAAACCACGAACCTATTTCCATGAATAACGGAAAGAACGTTATGCGCCTGAGCGTAAATGATCACGTTATGGGTCTTCTGGTTGCAATCGATGCAATCCGTCAGGCCGGTGCAAAATCAATGACACTGGTTCTTCCGGTATACCCTTATTCAAGACAGCACAAAAAGAAGGGTCGGGAAGGTCTTACAGCTTCCCTTCTCGGACATATTTATGAAAGCATGGAAGTTAAGAGAATCATTACCCTTGACCTCCACAGCCGTGAAATCGTAAATGCATTCAGCCACACTCACTGTGAGAACCTGCATGCTTCTTACCAGATTATCCGCGAACTTGCAAAAGTAATAGATCTTTCTAAGGAAGACCTTGTTGTCGTATCTCCTGACACAGGTGCAATCGACCGCAACAAGTTCTATGCTACAGGCCTTAAAAAGCCTCTCGCAATGATTTATAAGGAAAGAGACTATTCTGTAGTTACTCAGGACGCTAAAAATACAAACATAAAGAGCGTTAAGCTTTTAGGTGACGTTAAGGGTAAGGTTGCATTCCTTGCTGACGACATGCTGGGTACCGGCGGTACTCTTCTTAAAGCCATGGGATTCCTGCACGAACAGGGAGCTACAAAGGTAATTGCAGCAATAAGCCTTCCGTTCTTTACAGGAAATGCCATCGAACAGTTTGATGAAGCTTACAAACAGGGACTTTTCTACAGAATCATCGGTACAAATGCCGTTTATCACGAAGAACTTCTTAAACGTGAATGGTATATCAGTACAAACGTTTCAGGTCTCTTTGCAAATGTAATTACACGCCTTCACCATAATCAGTCACTGGGAGAACTTCTTGACAACCGTTCAATCATTGACAAGCTTATGAAAGTTTCTAAGCCGGCTGAAAAAGATTCTGAAAAAGAAAATACAGAGGCTAAGGCTTAA
- a CDS encoding FGGY-family carbohydrate kinase has translation MKNVLCADIGTSSLKAAVISEDGSVLAYSRRKFLLKSTKYASKEWFPSLVNACQEMFANNPDVKVNAICISGNGPTLTASTGETLLWNEDADESISYSGKSLFIPRLLTFKNRMPDIWNSAETIFSSTEYMIYLLTESKVTIIPENRFVDFWWNRDELLKSGFTEADCKKLPQFYFSGSMAGRLTRKAESFFSFENNGITEGTPVYCGAPDFVCALAGTATLNPGVLCDRAGSSEGINLCTPSPIFSDKIRTMPSVVPGLWNAAVLYKESGSRYSAFKKKVEREAGHEFEHNDLVHKCLTADGSDPTYSDGKYLLTQIALDVRNAIDILKDASKNASFDFPKEITITGGQAANDEWNQLKANITGLTIKVPLCHDAELTGCAVFAFTGMKVFENITQASMTLSKAAKVFTPQDEQKAGI, from the coding sequence ATGAAAAACGTACTTTGTGCCGACATAGGAACCTCTTCTCTTAAGGCTGCCGTAATCAGCGAAGACGGAAGCGTCCTTGCATACAGCCGCAGGAAATTCCTTCTGAAAAGCACAAAGTATGCTTCAAAAGAATGGTTTCCGTCTCTTGTAAATGCCTGCCAGGAGATGTTTGCCAACAATCCGGACGTTAAAGTAAATGCCATCTGCATAAGCGGTAACGGTCCAACCCTGACAGCTTCTACAGGAGAAACCCTTCTATGGAATGAGGATGCGGATGAAAGCATTTCTTATTCCGGAAAATCCCTTTTTATACCAAGACTTCTTACTTTTAAGAACAGAATGCCTGATATATGGAACTCTGCTGAGACCATATTTTCTTCAACGGAATACATGATTTATCTTCTTACGGAAAGCAAGGTAACAATCATTCCTGAGAACAGGTTTGTAGACTTCTGGTGGAACAGGGATGAACTTTTAAAATCCGGCTTTACGGAAGCGGACTGTAAAAAACTGCCGCAATTTTATTTTTCAGGCAGCATGGCAGGAAGGCTTACCCGCAAGGCAGAATCTTTCTTTTCTTTTGAAAATAACGGAATCACTGAAGGTACCCCTGTATACTGCGGTGCTCCTGACTTTGTTTGTGCGCTGGCAGGAACTGCAACCCTTAATCCGGGAGTTTTATGCGACAGGGCCGGTTCAAGTGAGGGAATAAACCTCTGTACACCTTCCCCGATATTTTCTGATAAAATCCGTACAATGCCATCCGTTGTTCCGGGGCTGTGGAATGCAGCAGTTCTTTATAAAGAATCCGGTTCCAGATATTCAGCCTTCAAAAAAAAGGTTGAGCGGGAAGCAGGACATGAATTTGAACACAATGACCTTGTACACAAATGTCTTACAGCTGACGGATCGGATCCTACTTATTCAGACGGGAAGTATCTTCTTACTCAGATTGCACTGGACGTACGCAACGCCATCGACATTCTTAAGGACGCTTCAAAAAACGCAAGTTTTGACTTTCCGAAAGAAATTACCATTACAGGCGGACAGGCTGCAAATGATGAATGGAACCAGCTCAAGGCAAACATAACGGGACTTACCATAAAAGTACCTCTGTGTCATGATGCGGAACTTACAGGATGTGCAGTATTTGCCTTTACCGGAATGAAAGTTTTTGAAAACATTACACAGGCTTCCATGACGCTTTCTAAAGCTGCCAAGGTTTTTACCCCTCAGGATGAACAGAAAGCCGGTATCTGA
- a CDS encoding HAD family hydrolase has protein sequence MKIYKIPQILKTIIFDIDGTLYTSDEYVKEQVDVQIRHWSDVNGWPHEEGRKKIADFRAEWSRNHNGQKISLGNAFTHFGVDIETSIEWRNQLLKPELYIHENPAVTEVLKALKKKYFLIAVTNNPKTAAYNTLKAIGVEKIITEIIGLDSCKKSKPSEEVLSLACKTAGCSAEECLSVGDRFDIDLALPLEKGMGAVLVDGAEDLIELGKVI, from the coding sequence ATGAAAATTTATAAAATTCCACAAATACTTAAGACAATCATATTTGATATCGACGGAACTCTTTATACCAGTGATGAATATGTCAAAGAACAGGTAGATGTACAGATAAGGCACTGGTCTGACGTAAACGGATGGCCCCATGAAGAAGGACGGAAGAAAATCGCAGATTTCAGGGCAGAATGGAGCCGCAATCATAACGGACAGAAAATAAGTCTTGGAAATGCTTTTACTCATTTTGGAGTTGATATTGAAACTTCAATTGAATGGAGAAACCAGCTTTTAAAACCTGAACTGTATATTCATGAAAATCCGGCAGTTACGGAAGTCCTTAAAGCCTTAAAGAAAAAATACTTTCTTATAGCCGTAACAAATAATCCGAAAACCGCCGCTTACAACACCCTTAAGGCAATAGGCGTTGAAAAAATCATTACTGAAATAATCGGACTTGATTCCTGCAAAAAATCAAAACCTTCGGAAGAAGTTCTGTCCCTTGCCTGTAAAACAGCAGGCTGCAGCGCAGAAGAATGCCTTTCTGTAGGTGACAGGTTTGATATTGACCTTGCCCTTCCCCTTGAAAAAGGAATGGGAGCCGTTTTAGTTGACGGAGCAGAAGATCTTATTGAACTGGGAAAGGTTATTTAA
- the fabZ gene encoding 3-hydroxyacyl-ACP dehydratase FabZ, whose product MEKFTDIESLLPHRKPFLFVDSIDSYDENGCVCTRKFTEEDFFFKGHFPEYPVVPGVILIETMAQGGGAALSLQKKFKEGSLFFLATVNNVKFKHQVRPGDTVRMEVTNKRATPNMVVQSGKAYVGDTLCAQAEWMCLVGSGQQA is encoded by the coding sequence ATGGAAAAATTCACAGATATTGAATCTCTTTTACCCCACAGAAAACCTTTCCTTTTTGTAGATTCTATTGACAGCTACGATGAAAACGGCTGTGTATGTACACGCAAATTTACGGAAGAAGATTTCTTTTTTAAAGGTCATTTTCCTGAATATCCGGTAGTTCCTGGAGTTATTCTTATAGAAACAATGGCTCAGGGCGGTGGAGCTGCATTAAGCCTTCAGAAAAAGTTTAAGGAAGGAAGCCTTTTCTTCCTTGCTACAGTAAATAACGTTAAGTTTAAGCATCAGGTTCGCCCTGGTGATACAGTACGCATGGAAGTAACAAACAAGCGTGCAACACCAAACATGGTAGTTCAGAGTGGAAAAGCCTATGTGGGAGATACCCTCTGTGCCCAGGCTGAATGGATGTGCCTTGTAGGTTCTGGACAGCAGGCATAA